TCGGCGGGCGCGAGATTTATTGCAACGCGCCCGCGCATGTTCACGCCGGAGGCGCGCAGAGCGGCCCTTACCCTCTCTCTGGCCTCCTTGACCGCCGTGTCGGCGAGCCCGACTACCGAGATCGAGAAAAGCCCGCCCGTTATTTCGACTTCCACTTCGACCGCGACGCCCTTCACGCCGCGAAGCGTCAGGCCGCAGACGTTGTTCATTTTATCGGCTCCGTTATGTCGCGCAGATGCTCTATAAGAGGCTCTCCGCCATCCGCAGAAAGCGTTATCGCAAGTAGATCTATGCGCCAGAAGCCGCCGTAGCCGCGCTCCTGCGTCCAGATGCGCCCGGCCGAAATCAGATTGGCGATTTTCTTAGGCCCGACGCTCTCTTCCGCGGACATCATCCAGCCTTCGCCGCGCGTGCGCACCTCGGCAAAGACTATTTCGCTCTTTTCCTTGGCCACTATGTCTATTTCGTAATGCCCGACGCGGACGTTTCTGCCCAATATTTCAAATCCGCTTTTCGAAAGGTAGTCGGCTGCAATATCTTCGCCGCATGCGCCCATAGCCAAGTGCTCCGCTTTGGGCGCGGGACGTCCGCTCAAATTTTTCGCGCGCCTCTCAGCGGCGTGCTTTTCGTCGAGCCTCACAGCGTTTTTAAAAGAGCGCTTCAGCATTCGGTTTTCACCCCTCTGAAAGAAAGTCTATGTATGGGAGACGGGCCCCAACGCGCTATCAGGCTTTTGTGCAGCGCGCTGGGATAGCCCTTATGCTTTGCGAACTGATAGTCGGGATACACCTTATCCATTATCTCCATGACCCGGTCGCGCAGCACCTTCGCGATCACCGACGCCGCGGCGATCGCCGGAACGACATCGTCGCCGCCTATGATCGTTTTCTGCGGGATGCCCAGCTCCGGTATATTTCTGTTACCGTCGACGAGTATCAGAGAGGGCTTTATGGGCAGTTTTTCTATCGAACGTTTCATACACCAGAGCGATGCTTGCAGGATATTTACCCTGTCGATCACCGCCGCGCCGCAAGCCTGCGCGCGCCATACTACTCCACTGCCGCGGATAAGTGCGAATAGTTCTTCACGCCGCTTAGCGCTTAGCTTTTTCGAATCGCGCAGCCCCGCGGCGAGCAACAACTCGCGCTGTTCCTTCGCAACTATCGCCGCGGCCGCTATCACCGGCCCGGCGAGCGGCCCTCTGCCGGCCTCGTCGGTCCCGGCGATTATAAGGGAATCGTTCAAAGCTCCTCCCAAAGCGGCGCGTCTCCCGGCGCCTCAAGGCTCATACGTCCGAACTTGCCCGACGCGAAGGAATCAAGAAAGACGCGTCCTGCGCCTTCGGCGTCGACCACGCCGCCGGACTTTAATTTGCCGAGCCTGCGGCCTATATTTTCCAGTATCTCGAACGGAGTTCCACAGGCCTTCACACTCCACGCGCCTTCAACGCCGCGCCAGAGGTTTTTTGAAATCAGAAAGGCGATGCATTCCTTCGCGTGCTCTTCGATGTCGCCTATCACCTGACCGCGGGAGGAACCTATCCACGACATCAGCCTGTGAGCCCTTGCGTCGCCGTGCGGGTCGAGTATGCCCGGCGAGTCCGCAAGAAGAAAACCGCTGCCGGAGAACCAGGAAACGCCCTTAGTTATCCCCGGTATTCCGCCGACGGGGGCCGCCCTGCGTCCTACGAGCTGATTTATCAGCGTCGATTTGCCGACGTTGGGAATCCCCACCACCGCGACCCGCAAGTCGCGGAAAGAGGGTTTTTCGGCAAGCAGACTCTTTGATATCCTCTGCATGCCCCCGCTGCGCAGATCAAGCGCGAACGACGCGAATCCCTCACGCTTCAATTCCTCGCGCCACAGCTTCGTCACGCGCTCCTCTGCGAGGTCGGCCTTCGAAAGCACTACTACGGTCTTTATCCTACTGGCGAAGAGCGGTAATATCGGAGAGGAGGTAAGGCGCGGCGCCCGCGCGTCGCGCACTTCGATCAGCAGGTCGATGTTCGCGGCAAGATCCTCAAGCCGGCGCCTGCCCTTCGCCATATGCCCGGGGTACCAGACCGTCCGCGGCATTTAATCGAGAAGTCCTATTCGAGTCAGCGGCCAATATCTGAAGACCGCCGGCCCCTTTATAAAGTTTGCTGGGACGAAGCCCCAGAAGCGTCCATCCTGCGAATTCGGCCTGTTGTCGCCCAGGCAGAAATAATTCTTATCCGGCACCGTCAACGCGGCCATGTTATAAGTGTCGGTGTTTTTCACATACGGTTCGAAGAGCTCATTGTCATTCACGTAAACTGAGCCGTTCTTCATTTCTATCCTGTCGCCGGGCAGTCCGATGATGCGCTTTACGAAGTCCCGCCTCGGGTCTATAGGGTATTTGAATACTATGATGTCGCCGCGTTTGGGGTCGACGCTCGGCATATTGTACCAGAATTTCAAAACGAGTACGCGGTCGCCTATTTCAAGGGTCGGAATCATCGAGCCACTGGGAATCCAAAAAGCCTGAATGACAAAGGTACGAAGGATAAGAGCAAGGACGACGGCCCAGAGCACGGTCTCGACTGTTTCGCGCCACCACGGTTTAGCCAATGAAATTACCTCCCATAAGACATCGTAAAAATAATATATCAGCAAAGCGCTTCGGGCAGAAATGTGATCTCCGCGAGCATCGCGGCAGCGCCTTCGAGTTTGGGATAGACCTTTCCCCTTTCGGAGAAGTCGAGCGTTACGACGTTGACTCCTCCTGGATTTATGACCTCGACGCGCGGCCCGGCGATCCCCAGCAGATTCGCGGCTATGGCGCCCGCCACCGAGCCCGTGCCGCAGGAGAGCGTCATATCTTCGACGCCGCGCTCGTAGGTCATAACGTCGATAGTCCCGCACCTGCCGCCCAAGGCAATGAAATCCACGTTCGTGCCCTCAGGAAAGAGGTCCGACCTGCGGCGAATCTCACGCCCCAGCGGAGCGTAATCTGCGAAGGAACGGCTGTGTTCCTTTTCGAAAATGACGGCATGAGGCACACCGACCGTAAGAAAAACGTACTGGAAATCGCCTCCGCCGGCCGTGACGCACGCGTCTTTAACGACGCCCGAGATATCGACCGGCGCTAAGTCGAGTGCCGCACGCTTGCCGCTCACGACCGCACGGACGTTTCCGCCGAGCGTTTCAAAGGTCATATCGGCCGACGGAGCTATGCCCTTCTCATACGCGAAGCGCGCGATGCAGCGCGCGCCGTTGCCGCACATCTCCCCTTCGCTGCCGTCGCTGTTGAAGAGGCGCATCTTGAAATCGGCGCACTGCGACGGCTCTGCGACAAGAATCCCGTCGGCTCCCAGAGATTCGCGCCTGCGGCACAATCTGCGCGCAAGGCGGGAAAACCCTTCGCCCCTTATCTCAAGAGACATGTTGTCCACAACGAAAAAGTCGTTGCCGTTGCCGTTCATCTTGGTGCAGCGCAGCATAGAGGTCACACTTCTTTCAAAGCAAAATCCCTTACTTGCGGTATTTTAACACATAACAGAGAGGAAGGCTAAAAAATAAAAAACGCACGCCGCGCGCTGAAAAACAAATACAAATCTTAATATACTTGCCGTCCCACTTCTCTACGAACTCTTCTAGATTTTCTCAAAGGGTAACCCTGGACAAACTTACGTATAGCCGCCTTCCGTGAAATTTCTTTTTCATTGTCATAAGAAAAACCTCTATACCATGTAATCATCTTACATTGGGATAGAGGTTTACAAAAACTTGCGAAAACTATCCGCGGTGTGCCACAATCATGTCTATTATATCAACGTAAACGTATGTATTTGATTTTTTAGCTCCTTACACCCGGCAAGTTTCTCTACATTTTTTAATAGATTTATTTTCTTTTTCTCACAACGAAGATCACCGATATGGCAAGTATCGACATCACTCCAGCAGCTCCCGTGTTGCATCCGGAAGATGAGGATGATGAAGACTGTCTGTCAGCGTGAACGCCAGCGTACTTCACGAGAGCGCCTAACAGCGCGTTGCACTGATCCTGGTCAACATCCACGCCACGGGTGTCTCCCAGCGCGTCCCGCTCCGGGTGCCACTGAACCGCCAGTGCAAAGAGGCTGCTGCGATGCTCTATCGCCTCCACTATGCCGTCAGATGAATAGGCGGCAATAGTAAGTCCTTCTCCCAGTCTTTCCGGGTTGACTGCCTGATGGTGCGCCGTCGCGACAAGATCCATCGAGGTGGCTCCGATTACGCCATAGAGCCACTTTGAGTCAGGGAGAATACCGATGTTCTCACCGGACTGAAGATTATGATAACCGCTGCCGCCGCTGTGAATCAGTCCGTCTATCTGGACGCGATAATGCTGGTCATCTGCACAGTCTACTTTTTCGTATGTCTGCGTGTCCTCATTCCACTTTCTATAGCCTGTATCTTGCAGCACACCTGTGACGCGGCTCTCGTCGATTTCGCCGGCAATAACTTTCTGTCCCAAGTAATAGGGGATATCTTGGATCAGGCCGCCGCCCATCGCTACGTTAAATCCCTGCTCACCGCGGCAAACCGCCAACATAGGTACATCCAGCGCAACCGCCTGCCGCATCAGGTTGATATCAGAAGTGTCACGGGCGTCGTTCCATCCGCTGGAACCGTGCGGAGTCTGCTTCTCATCGTATAGTGCCGGATTCCAGTCTTCCCCACCAGTCTCGAACAGGCCGTTTATTTTTGACAAAACAGCCTTGGCTTCCTCTTCATTATTGACTTGCGGCAGGTAGACCGCGAACGCTCCATTACGCTCAAATGCTTCGGCAAAGCCCTGATAATCTGAACGTATATCATCTCTTTTCCACGAGATTCCTATGATAGGGCGATCCCGGACTGTTTTGATGACGACATTTGCAACCTTGCCGCTGTCGTTGAAATCCAAATCGGCGACTACTGCTTTGCCAAGCGTTCTCTCTCCAATGTCGGTACTTAAAACTGCCGCCGGCGCATCCGCTACGCCCATAACCTCCTTCAGTTTTGCAAAGGTGTCGATACCGTTGCCCGTCCTATCTACGACCTTCGCTTCACTGATATCAGCGGAATAGACGACGTTATACTCAAGCATGCCGTCATCGTTTATCGTGTAAAGTTTCGCCCCGGTACGCACCTCTGCCGCA
This DNA window, taken from Synergistes jonesii, encodes the following:
- a CDS encoding YraN family protein codes for the protein MLKRSFKNAVRLDEKHAAERRAKNLSGRPAPKAEHLAMGACGEDIAADYLSKSGFEILGRNVRVGHYEIDIVAKEKSEIVFAEVRTRGEGWMMSAEESVGPKKIANLISAGRIWTQERGYGGFWRIDLLAITLSADGGEPLIEHLRDITEPIK
- a CDS encoding ribonuclease HII gives rise to the protein MNDSLIIAGTDEAGRGPLAGPVIAAAAIVAKEQRELLLAAGLRDSKKLSAKRREELFALIRGSGVVWRAQACGAAVIDRVNILQASLWCMKRSIEKLPIKPSLILVDGNRNIPELGIPQKTIIGGDDVVPAIAAASVIAKVLRDRVMEIMDKVYPDYQFAKHKGYPSALHKSLIARWGPSPIHRLSFRGVKTEC
- a CDS encoding YlqF/YawG family GTPase, translating into MPRTVWYPGHMAKGRRRLEDLAANIDLLIEVRDARAPRLTSSPILPLFASRIKTVVVLSKADLAEERVTKLWREELKREGFASFALDLRSGGMQRISKSLLAEKPSFRDLRVAVVGIPNVGKSTLINQLVGRRAAPVGGIPGITKGVSWFSGSGFLLADSPGILDPHGDARAHRLMSWIGSSRGQVIGDIEEHAKECIAFLISKNLWRGVEGAWSVKACGTPFEILENIGRRLGKLKSGGVVDAEGAGRVFLDSFASGKFGRMSLEAPGDAPLWEEL
- the lepB gene encoding signal peptidase I, translating into MAKPWWRETVETVLWAVVLALILRTFVIQAFWIPSGSMIPTLEIGDRVLVLKFWYNMPSVDPKRGDIIVFKYPIDPRRDFVKRIIGLPGDRIEMKNGSVYVNDNELFEPYVKNTDTYNMAALTVPDKNYFCLGDNRPNSQDGRFWGFVPANFIKGPAVFRYWPLTRIGLLD
- the dapF gene encoding diaminopimelate epimerase, which gives rise to MLRCTKMNGNGNDFFVVDNMSLEIRGEGFSRLARRLCRRRESLGADGILVAEPSQCADFKMRLFNSDGSEGEMCGNGARCIARFAYEKGIAPSADMTFETLGGNVRAVVSGKRAALDLAPVDISGVVKDACVTAGGGDFQYVFLTVGVPHAVIFEKEHSRSFADYAPLGREIRRRSDLFPEGTNVDFIALGGRCGTIDVMTYERGVEDMTLSCGTGSVAGAIAANLLGIAGPRVEVINPGGVNVVTLDFSERGKVYPKLEGAAAMLAEITFLPEALC
- a CDS encoding gamma-glutamyl-gamma-aminobutyrate hydrolase family protein, producing the protein MKKRFISVLMTLLALSTLSASAFAAEVRTGAKLYTINDDGMLEYNVVYSADISEAKVVDRTGNGIDTFAKLKEVMGVADAPAAVLSTDIGERTLGKAVVADLDFNDSGKVANVVIKTVRDRPIIGISWKRDDIRSDYQGFAEAFERNGAFAVYLPQVNNEEEAKAVLSKINGLFETGGEDWNPALYDEKQTPHGSSGWNDARDTSDINLMRQAVALDVPMLAVCRGEQGFNVAMGGGLIQDIPYYLGQKVIAGEIDESRVTGVLQDTGYRKWNEDTQTYEKVDCADDQHYRVQIDGLIHSGGSGYHNLQSGENIGILPDSKWLYGVIGATSMDLVATAHHQAVNPERLGEGLTIAAYSSDGIVEAIEHRSSLFALAVQWHPERDALGDTRGVDVDQDQCNALLGALVKYAGVHADRQSSSSSSSGCNTGAAGVMSILAISVIFVVRKRK